In Desulfofustis limnaeus, the genomic stretch GATCGAACAAACCGTATGTGGTGGTGAATTGCGTGGCCATCCCGGAGACCCTGCTGGAGAGCGAACTGTTCGGCTACGAGCGGGGGTCGTTCACCGGAGCGATGCATCGACGGGTGGGCAAGATCGAGCAGGCCCGGGGCGGCACGGTGTTTCTCGATGAAATCGGTGACATGCCGTTGAGCATCCAGGCGAAGTTTCTGCGCCTGCTCCAGGAGAACAGTATTGAACGGTTGGGCGGCAAGGAGCCGGTCAACGTGGATGTGCGCATCATCGCCGCCACCAATCGCGACCTGGAGGCGGCCGTTGCCGAGGGGGTGTTCCGGGAAGACCTGTACTATCGATTGCGCGTGGTCACCATAGCCATGCCGCCGCTGCGCGAGAGAAAGGAAGACAGCCAGGCGCTGGCGCAATACCTGGTGGCCCGGTTGTCGAGCGATATGTCCATGGCCAACCCCGGTATCTCCGAGGAGGCGCTGGCCAAGATCGAGCAATACGACTGGCCAGGAAATATTCGGGAACTCTCCAACGCCTTGAAGCGGGCGCTGATCTTCAATCGGGGCGCACCCATTCAGCCGGAGGAAGTGGCCCTGCCGCGCAGCGATACGGGAGATTCGTATCAGCCGGGCGAGCAGCAGCAGACGGACCAGATCTTGCGGAACTGGGTACGGGCGGCGCTCACCGGCGAAAAAAAGGAACGTCTGTTCGATCACTGCCTGGATCAGATGGCTGCCCTGCTGGTCAGCGAAGCGCTTGAGCTGAACCGGGGGAACCGCTCGCATGCCGCGAAGCTGCTCGGTATCTCCCGGCCGACATTGCACGCCAAGATCGACAAATATCGGCTTGCCGCGGATAACCGTGACGAATGACATCCCGGTGGCGAACCGGGATCGGCCGGCTGAACGGCGAGCTCACCCGCCGACATGCGGGCCTGAAGATTCCGGTCATCATGGGCAGGGGTGCGTTTGCCTGGAGGGCTGAGGCGAATACCTTCAGTGAAACCAATTGTGCTCGGAAATGGATGGCGGGGTGACGCTCAGGGGTGTACTGGGCGCATCACCGTCTACTGAAAAGAATAGAACCCACCGTCAAGGACGGGGGAAAGGAGGGGAGCATGGCGACGTTTCAGAAGATACTGGCCTGTGTGGACTTTTCCGATTATTCGCCTGAGGTGCTTGATTATTCGCTGACCTTGGCGAAGATGTTCAAAGCCAAGATAGTGGCCTTCAACGTCATCAACAAGCGGGATGTCGATGCCGTGGCAACGGCCAGCCGCTATTATCCGCATATGGTGAGCGTCAACCAATTCCTCGAAAAAGCCAGGGAAGAGCGGACGGCAAAAATGCACACCATGCTCGAGGAAATGGATGGGGCCGAACTGATCGACGTGGAGATCGCCATCGAGGCCGGCGTACCGTTCGAGGTGATCCTGCAAGCGGTCGACAAGCACCGTATCGATCTGGTGGTGCTGGCCAATAAAGGCCGGGGCGATCTGGCCAGAACACTGCTCGGCAGTAATGCTGAAAAGGTGTTTCGTCACTGCCCCGTGCCGGTGCTGAATGTACGCAATCCCAAACGATTCGGAAGAAAAATCTGAGGAGGGGGCGTGAAGGTCTTCAATAAGCTCGCGGTAGCGGTCGATCTGTCCCCCTTTTCCCAGAACATCATCGCCTGTGCCGGTAAACTTTCAGAGCGCTCCGGGGCCGAAGTGGTCGTGGTGAGTGTGATCGATAAACGGATGATCGATGGTGTCGAATCGGCGTTTGAAGCGGAGGGTCGCGGTTTTTCCTATAAACGATTCCTCGCCGACGAGACGTTTCGTCGGACCCAGTCACTGCGCGAATTGTTCGAGCAAGCGTTGCCGTCCCATGTGCCACGAAAAATGATCATCACATCCGGTGTGCCGGCCACCGAGGTCCTCAAGGTCGTCAACCAGGAGCAGGCGGAACTGCTCATCATCGGCACCAAAGGAGTCACCAACCTGCGCGGCTTCCGGCGGGGAACGACGGCGGAGAGGCTGTATCGGTATTGTCCGGTGTCTGTTCTCAGCGTCTCCCATCAACCATGAACAGAAACGACGTATCCGATTCATGAACCCTTGAGCTGTAGCGGTAAACGATCAGGCAACCGCCTTCATGACGGTTTGCCTGATCGTTTGGCTCCGTAGCAGGAGCGGACCACCTCTTTAAGGTGTCTGATGCTGTTCGCATCCTTGTTGATGAAGCAAAAGGCCTCCAACGGCTCGATGTTCGGCAGTTGGTCCCGAAAGGAGTGGATGATTATCGGGATCTTCAGCGAAGTGCCGAGCAAGCTTTGAAAGACTCGTTGACTGTATGGGCAGAACAATTCCGGGTCGAGAATGATAAGATCGACGGATTCCGGATGAACCATGCGCTCGAGTATCTCCTGCCCGTTTCTCAGACTTGATACCGAGTATCCCTCTCGTTCCAATTCCCGCTTCAACAAATCCCGTACCCGGCTGTTGCTGTCGGTTACGATGATCCTGAAGCCACGTGTATCTGCTGCGTCACGCATATTTCATCTCGATGCGGCCACCTTGGATGGGCCCACGCCTCTGTCTTTGACCTGTTTGACAATCAACCACTTTACAGCCTGTAAATTATCCTGACAGTGAGGCCGGTTTTGCCAGACGTTCTATTCCCAGCTGTCCGCTGGCGAGAAGCCGGATCGTGTGGAACTGGATATGGCTAATTAACTCATCGATACTAAAAGGTTTTGTGAGAAAGGCATCGGCGCCCGACCGGTATGCGTCGACGGCGCATTGAGCATCTCGGCACCCGGTCATCAGAAAGATCATCAGCTCGTCACTGGATTGCCGGGCGTGGCTGATGACGGTAAAACCGTCAATCGGGCTCATCTGCAAGTCGGTGATGACCAGATCGAAGGTCTCGTCCTGCAGTTTCCTGATGGCCTCGCCGCCGCTCTCGGCAGTATCTACCTCGTGGTTGTAATTATCTAGGATTGTAGATAATAATTCTCTCATCACGGCTTCGTCGTCAACGACCAGAATCTTCAGGGGTATCATGATCCACCTCGTTCGTATCGATGATCTGTGTCTCCGGGTTGCTATCTATTCTGCATGAACCGTTCCAAGCATGGAGAGCGGTAGCCGCTTTGCTTGTTGACGAGTTGATGAGGACCGGTTCGCCGTCTTGATCGACCCGGTTTGCCCACCCGTGTTCTGCCCGCTCCTCTTCCCTGCTCGTCAGCCGCCCCGCACTTTCCTTGCAGATATGCAAAAAACGTCTTAACCCAATGGAAATAAATGAAAAAACAAAATTGAGAAGATTCTCCTGCGAGGCTGGTATGCATGTTGCTTCTCTGTCGTTGAAGGCAATTGGGTAGATGGGTGGTCGGGAATCAGCGGGCGGTGCAGGTGAGCTCTTCAGGACAATGATTGAAGCGAACGGCAAGAGATGAACCCATGATGCGGAAAAAAGCCTATTACAGCGCCATTACCAGAAGACTCGTTATTGCCTTCTTCTGCCTCAGCGTTGTGCCCATCGTCGGTTTTGCCCTGGTCGCCAAAGACCAGGTGGAACAAACCAATATTGTCAAGCTCCAAGAACTGGCCAACAGCACCATCGAGCACCGGGCCGAGGTCATCTCGCTGTTTCTCAAGGATCGGCTTTCTCTGTTGCGGTTGTTGGTATCCCTCTACCCTGAAGACTTTCTCATTCAGCAGGAGCGCCTTGAGCAACTCTTCCTGGCGCTGGCTCCACAGGGAGACATTGTCGATCTGCAGGTCATCGATTCCTCGGGCCTTCAATTCGCCTATGTCGGGCCGTACCGAACCATGATCGAGGGTAAACGCTACGACGAGGCCTCTTGGTTCAAAGAGACGCTGATCAGTGGTGTCCACGTCAGCGATGTCTTTTCCGGCTACCGCAACGTCCCGCACTTCGTCGTCGCGGTTACCAACCCGCTGAAAACGCTCGTTCTCCGGGCGACCATCAACTCCAGTATCTTCAACTCACTGTTGCATTCCGCCCAGCTCGGGCCCCGGGGCGATGCCTTTATCGTCAATCAAGCCGGAGCGTTTCAGACACCGAGTCTGCTCGGAGATACCGAACTCAACCGTGAGGAGCGGCTGCTGATCTCGTTTGACAGCCGGCAGGGCTCGTTGGTGACCGACAAGTATGTCTATACGAGCCACTGGATCGATAACAACCGCTGGCTATTGGTGATCAAGGCCAATATCGAAGATTCGTTCGGCTACTACATCCAGGTGCGCAATCGGATCATCATGCTGGTTGTCGCCATTTCGGTGCTGGCAATGCTCGGAGCCACGCTGGCCAGTGTGGCGATTTCCCGTAATCTGCAGCGCTCTGACAAGGAATATGGGGCCTTGAGCATGCAGTTCGCCCAGGTGGAGAAAATGGCGACGGTGGGTCGGCTGGCGGCAGGTATCGCCCACGAGATCAACAACCCGCTGCAGATGATCACCAACCAGGCAGGGTGGATCGGTGAGTTGCTTCCGGAAGAGGATCCGGCCAGCATCAAGAACCTCGAGGAATATCAAAAGGCAGTCGAGCAGATCAAATATCATGTCCGGCGGGCCGGAACCATCACCCATCGGCTGCTCGGCTATTCCCGCAAGATGTCGACGCAACAGGAGCGGGTCTCGATCAACGAGCTGGTCGAGGAGGCCGTCTCTTTTGTCGAACGGGAAGCAAGCTACAACCACATCGCCATCAACCGCCGCTTCAACCACGATCTGCCTGCCGTTATGACCGACGGGCCGCAGTTGCAACAGGTCTTTCTCAACTTGCTCAATAACGCCATCGACGCCGTCGGCCAAAAGGGCGAGATCACCATAACCACGCGAATCGGCACGAAAGGGATGCTGGTAATCGAGTTTGCCGACAGTGGGCCGGGAATCAAACCGGAAGCGCTCAAACAGATCTTCGATCCCTTTTTCACCACCAAGCAGACCGGTAAGGGCACTGGACTTGGCCTCTATATCAGCTACGACATTGTGCAAAAACTGGGAGGATCGATACAGGCGGCAAACGGCCCGAAAGGAGGGGCGGTGTTCATCGTTGAGATCCCCCGCTCGGGTTTTTCTGAAAATGAGTCGTAACACTATAAAAATATAACGTAATCAAGCCAAAAGGAGGAAGGTGATGACGGAGTTAAAGAAATTTAGCGTACTGGTCGTGGACGATGAGGACGAGTTCCGCGAGTTGACGGTGAAACGGCTCAACAAACGCGGACTTGACGCCATCGGTGCCGAAAGCGGGGAGAGGGCTCTCGATATCCTACAGCAGAACAGCCTGATCGACGTGGTCCTGCTGGACGTGAAAATGCCCGGGATCGACGGCATCGAAACGCTGCGCCAGATTCGCCAGATACGGCCGCTGGTGGAGACGGTCCTGTTGACCGGACATGCGTCGGTCGACTCGGGCATCGAAGGAATGAAGCTAGGGGCCTTCGATTACCTGATGAAGCCCATCGAACTCGAGCCGCTGCTGGAAAAACTGGCAGACGCCTATGAGAAAAAACGGCTGCATCAGGAGAAGATCGAACAGGCCCAGATCAAGCGCTTTATGGCCATGCCGACCTGAGTTCGGAGTGGCCTGAACCAGTATCAGTTAAACAGAAACCTCTCAAAAAAGGATCGTAAGACAATGAATTATTGCAGAGAATTCTACAACTTATTGATCAAGGGATCACAGGCGTACGCCCGCTGGGATCTGGAAACATCAACCACGATTCTTCGGAGCCGTAAACGGATGGGGCTGCTGTTTCTCATGCTGTTGCCCATCATCATCGGCGGTATCGCCATCGCCGCCGGCGACGGTTCCGGTCTGCCGAGCACCATCGGCGGTAAATCGGCGTATATGCCGTCCCATTACACCAACCTCATCTTCTTCGCCTCGATTTTTGTCGGGCTCTGTGCCGGCCTGATCACCGGATGTATCGGCGCCGGCGGTGGCTTCATTATTGCCCCGGCCCTGATGAGTGCCGGTGTCAAGGGTATCCTGGCGGTCGGTACCGACCTTTTTCACATCTTCGCCAAGGCTATCATGGGCAGCGTTCTCCATCGCAAGCTGGGCAACATCTCGATCTCCCTGGCGGTGACCTTTCTCATCGGTTCCCTTACCGGTGCCACCCTCGGCGGCATGCTCAATCGCTACCTGTACGATCTCAACCCGGTCTTGAGTGACGCGTTTATCACCTCGGTTTATGTGCTCATCCTCGGCTTTCTCTCATTTTATGCGTTGCTCGACTACTTCCGAGCGAGAAGAGGCGAGTTGAAGAGCAACAAAAAAGCCAGCCGTGCTGAAGAGATTCCCCCGCTGGGACAGAAGCTGCAGTCCATTACCATCCCGCCGATGCTGACCTTCGACGAAGGCGTAACCCCCGGCGGCCGGAAGATCTCTGCCGTGTTCCTGGTCCTCAGCGGTCTGCTGGTCGGTCTTGCAGCTGCGATCATGGGAGTCGGCGGCGGCTTTTTGACCTTCCCCATCTTTGTCTATGGGCTCGGTGTCTCCTCGATGACCACCGTCGGTACCGATATCTTCCAGATCGTGTTTACCGCCGGCTACAGCTCCTTGAGTCAGTATGCCTTCTACGGGTTCGTCTTCTACACCCTGGCCATGGGCATGCTGCTCGGCTCCTTGATCGGCGTACAGGTCGGTTCCTTGGTGACCAAGGTGGTACCAGGCATTATGATTCGGGGGTTTTTTGCCTTGGCCGTCACCGCCGGTTTCATCAACCGTTTCTTCGCCCTACCGGGCAAGCTGCAGAGCTTGGATTACATCAGCATCCCCCCGAATGTCGGGCAAATTTTAAACCTGGTAGGCAACACCTTGTTCTTCGCGGTTATCGGGGCCTTCGCCGTCTGGGTGTCCTGGGTCTTTTTCGCCAATATCAAAGAGCTGAAGTCGGAACATAGCCATAATTGATTGTGTGTGAAGATTTTCTACCCCATGAGGAGATACGAATATGAGTCTGCAGAAAAAATTACAAACCAGAGGGATCCTGCTATTGCTCTCCTTCTTTGTGGTGCTGGCCGTCATCTTCAGCCCGGTCTTTCCCGGAAAAGTGAACGGTCTCGATTACATGGACAATCTTTTCAATATGATATCAAAGGGATCGTCCTATTTCATCCCGGCCTCCAAAGATGAGAGTTCGAAGTATGTCGGAACGATCATCGAGGCGACCATCAAACTGGCCAACGAGGCCAAGGCCGGACAGGTCGCTCAGCTTATCGGCGGCGGCGGGGCCGAGGTGGTGGTAAACGGCAGCGAGTTGCAGGTCAAGGGGGATATGGGCGCCATGCTGCAGCGGTGCCTTGATGACGCCGATTTGATGTTCAAGAATCAGGGAGAAATGTTGCAGGACAAATATGGTCTCTCTGCCCAGGAGGTGCTTCATGGCTGGTGGGTTGCCTTTTCCGCTTTGTCCAAGGAGTTGACCAGACAGGAGAGCTTCAAGGAAGCAAAAGAGCTTGCCAATGTCCAGAAACGGGTGATTGAGCCTTCGTATAATTACTACGGGGTTGAGGCCCAGAACTGGAAAGAAAATCTCTGGCTGATCGTTGCCGCCCTGGCCTTCTATGTGGTCTATACACTCTGGTACGGTTTTGGTATCATGTATATTTTTGAAGGGTTGGGAATGAAGATCGGTCATTAAGGATGCCAATCGTCGCTGCGAGCGGCGAATTCGGGCGGGCTGCGTCGATCCGGGGGCGGTCCGCCCGCTCATGTGGAGCAAAGATGCGCGGGATCATCAGGTTCGTCAAAGAGCTCTTTTCTCCTACCCGACCAGACCCGGTAGCGCAGAGCCCGGAGGAGCGTCGAGCCTCCTTTCGCAAACGGTACCGCCATTTCCGCAGCCTGCTTACGGCCAACAACAATGCGCTGCAGGCCATGGCCGAGCTGGAGAAGATGTACTACGGCTCGGAGAGCTACCGGATGGCCGCCATCCGCTCCAAGATCACTACCATCCTGGTCAACGTCTATAAGATGGTGACCAATCTGCAGGAGATGTCCTCCAATCGGTATCGTGAGCTTTCCGAAATCCTCGAGAAACTGACCTCCCAGATCGAGGAAGTGGTAGATCGGAAGCCG encodes the following:
- a CDS encoding sigma-54-dependent transcriptional regulator, with product MSLILIIDDDKQLCLSFAKILAQEGYRTESVHTGRAGIEAVGVVHPDLVVLDIRLPDMNGIQVFEAIHESFPKLPVIIITAYGSTETAIGAIRKGAFDYIYKPFDVPEMLQLVEKALLAGRCMSSPVEFNPDLGRLTDREALVGSSAQMLEVYKTIGRVAATDATVLIRGESGTGKELVARAIYNHSARSNKPYVVVNCVAIPETLLESELFGYERGSFTGAMHRRVGKIEQARGGTVFLDEIGDMPLSIQAKFLRLLQENSIERLGGKEPVNVDVRIIAATNRDLEAAVAEGVFREDLYYRLRVVTIAMPPLRERKEDSQALAQYLVARLSSDMSMANPGISEEALAKIEQYDWPGNIRELSNALKRALIFNRGAPIQPEEVALPRSDTGDSYQPGEQQQTDQILRNWVRAALTGEKKERLFDHCLDQMAALLVSEALELNRGNRSHAAKLLGISRPTLHAKIDKYRLAADNRDE
- a CDS encoding universal stress protein — its product is MATFQKILACVDFSDYSPEVLDYSLTLAKMFKAKIVAFNVINKRDVDAVATASRYYPHMVSVNQFLEKAREERTAKMHTMLEEMDGAELIDVEIAIEAGVPFEVILQAVDKHRIDLVVLANKGRGDLARTLLGSNAEKVFRHCPVPVLNVRNPKRFGRKI
- a CDS encoding universal stress protein, which encodes MKVFNKLAVAVDLSPFSQNIIACAGKLSERSGAEVVVVSVIDKRMIDGVESAFEAEGRGFSYKRFLADETFRRTQSLRELFEQALPSHVPRKMIITSGVPATEVLKVVNQEQAELLIIGTKGVTNLRGFRRGTTAERLYRYCPVSVLSVSHQP
- a CDS encoding response regulator, with translation MRDAADTRGFRIIVTDSNSRVRDLLKRELEREGYSVSSLRNGQEILERMVHPESVDLIILDPELFCPYSQRVFQSLLGTSLKIPIIIHSFRDQLPNIEPLEAFCFINKDANSIRHLKEVVRSCYGAKRSGKPS
- a CDS encoding response regulator — encoded protein: MIPLKILVVDDEAVMRELLSTILDNYNHEVDTAESGGEAIRKLQDETFDLVITDLQMSPIDGFTVISHARQSSDELMIFLMTGCRDAQCAVDAYRSGADAFLTKPFSIDELISHIQFHTIRLLASGQLGIERLAKPASLSG
- a CDS encoding sensor histidine kinase; translated protein: MMRKKAYYSAITRRLVIAFFCLSVVPIVGFALVAKDQVEQTNIVKLQELANSTIEHRAEVISLFLKDRLSLLRLLVSLYPEDFLIQQERLEQLFLALAPQGDIVDLQVIDSSGLQFAYVGPYRTMIEGKRYDEASWFKETLISGVHVSDVFSGYRNVPHFVVAVTNPLKTLVLRATINSSIFNSLLHSAQLGPRGDAFIVNQAGAFQTPSLLGDTELNREERLLISFDSRQGSLVTDKYVYTSHWIDNNRWLLVIKANIEDSFGYYIQVRNRIIMLVVAISVLAMLGATLASVAISRNLQRSDKEYGALSMQFAQVEKMATVGRLAAGIAHEINNPLQMITNQAGWIGELLPEEDPASIKNLEEYQKAVEQIKYHVRRAGTITHRLLGYSRKMSTQQERVSINELVEEAVSFVEREASYNHIAINRRFNHDLPAVMTDGPQLQQVFLNLLNNAIDAVGQKGEITITTRIGTKGMLVIEFADSGPGIKPEALKQIFDPFFTTKQTGKGTGLGLYISYDIVQKLGGSIQAANGPKGGAVFIVEIPRSGFSENES
- a CDS encoding response regulator, which encodes MTELKKFSVLVVDDEDEFRELTVKRLNKRGLDAIGAESGERALDILQQNSLIDVVLLDVKMPGIDGIETLRQIRQIRPLVETVLLTGHASVDSGIEGMKLGAFDYLMKPIELEPLLEKLADAYEKKRLHQEKIEQAQIKRFMAMPT
- a CDS encoding sulfite exporter TauE/SafE family protein translates to MNYCREFYNLLIKGSQAYARWDLETSTTILRSRKRMGLLFLMLLPIIIGGIAIAAGDGSGLPSTIGGKSAYMPSHYTNLIFFASIFVGLCAGLITGCIGAGGGFIIAPALMSAGVKGILAVGTDLFHIFAKAIMGSVLHRKLGNISISLAVTFLIGSLTGATLGGMLNRYLYDLNPVLSDAFITSVYVLILGFLSFYALLDYFRARRGELKSNKKASRAEEIPPLGQKLQSITIPPMLTFDEGVTPGGRKISAVFLVLSGLLVGLAAAIMGVGGGFLTFPIFVYGLGVSSMTTVGTDIFQIVFTAGYSSLSQYAFYGFVFYTLAMGMLLGSLIGVQVGSLVTKVVPGIMIRGFFALAVTAGFINRFFALPGKLQSLDYISIPPNVGQILNLVGNTLFFAVIGAFAVWVSWVFFANIKELKSEHSHN